One window of Paenibacillus sp. FSL K6-3182 genomic DNA carries:
- the smc gene encoding chromosome segregation protein SMC produces the protein MFLKRIELSGFKSFADRTEMEFVTGITAVVGPNGSGKSNISDGIRWVLGEQSAKSLRGGKMEDIIFAGSDARKAVNYSEVSLTLDNSDGALPLEYNEVTVTRRVHRSGDSEYLINKQPCRLKDITELFMDTGIGKEAYSIIGQGRIEEILSTRSEDRRGIFEEASGIVKYKSRKREAQRKLDETEQNLLRIHDLVTELEDQVGPLRKQSEKAIHFKALKEQLKTKEISMYVHNIEQIHGSWTEANGKLERLQQEQLQLSTVVSKHDAHLEKDRQQLRELELELDQLHEAMLQISEDFEKCEGYGEVLKERKRNLEQNKRQLEESIAAQDARIVTMTQEEAEFRSRAAALQLQLADLRSKIADEEARLVGVAGGAVVDAEETLKSELLEVLSSMAQHRNEIRYASQQQEALQRRMERISEDETKWLEQQEKLDERRSALAASLESTLARLEQARNKTLSESEQTRKISQSLEEVTLAMRKWEQKLDSHVSRRDTMKEMQDALDGFMQGVKEVLKASRRGNSGISGVHGAVAELVRVPERIETAVETALGGALQHVVMEDEKTARAAIAFLKQRQLGRATFLPLDVIRGRQVPEHDKRIAESIEGFVGVAADLVSSDDRYSAIVNSLLGNVLLAETLEQANRIASKCQYRYRVVTLEGDIVNAGGSMTGGSLQKKGASLLGRQRQIDALDQEIADARKMVEQLRNKLSDLRKEHSIRTHNIEELRAEGEKSRIEEQQIRAELQQLHNEAKHLDEQRQLYSADRNTHLSEQKDVQAAAKAAELRLEQLVVDEARLQEAIRMAEERRKASEFAKEELQGQLTDIKIAAAKTDQEKLSFEDQSARVRAEIGRAKQELGSLRSLSVQQEEEIARHADETVQQIEQLNHLRLKKQECAEQTDFKRSARAKRIAELDLGESETKEQRGQLRTVEEQMRQTEIAANRLDVELDNLLRKLSEEYELSYELAKEQYPVPEDVLGTQNEVRDVKRQITALGEVNLGAIEEYERVSERFEFLSEQKDDLIDAKTTLYQVIREMDDEMSKRFKATFEAIRSHFVIVFAKLFGGGRADLVLVEPDRVLDTGIDIVAQPPGKKLQNLQLLSGGERALTAIALLFAILQVKPVPFCVLDEVEAALDEANVSRFAQYLREFSELTQFIVVTHRKGTMEEADVLYGVTMEEGGVSKLVSVRLEDEEPVSA, from the coding sequence ATGTTTCTGAAACGGATTGAATTATCAGGCTTTAAGTCTTTCGCTGATCGGACCGAAATGGAGTTTGTAACCGGTATTACTGCGGTTGTAGGGCCGAACGGCAGCGGAAAAAGCAACATCTCGGACGGCATACGCTGGGTGCTCGGCGAGCAAAGCGCAAAGAGCCTCCGCGGCGGCAAGATGGAAGATATTATTTTTGCCGGAAGCGATGCAAGGAAAGCTGTCAATTACAGCGAGGTATCCCTTACTCTTGATAACTCGGATGGGGCATTGCCGCTCGAGTATAACGAGGTAACAGTGACACGCCGTGTACATCGCAGCGGAGATAGCGAATATTTAATAAACAAGCAGCCATGCAGGCTAAAAGATATTACCGAGCTATTCATGGATACCGGTATCGGTAAAGAAGCTTATTCCATCATTGGACAAGGCCGAATTGAAGAAATTTTAAGCACGCGCTCGGAGGATCGTCGCGGAATATTTGAAGAAGCCTCCGGCATCGTCAAATACAAGTCGCGTAAGCGCGAAGCGCAGAGGAAGCTTGATGAAACCGAGCAGAATCTGCTTCGCATTCATGATCTGGTGACAGAGCTTGAAGATCAGGTGGGCCCGCTTCGCAAGCAATCGGAGAAAGCCATTCACTTCAAAGCGCTTAAGGAACAGCTGAAAACGAAGGAAATCTCTATGTACGTACATAACATCGAACAGATTCACGGTTCATGGACGGAGGCAAACGGCAAGCTTGAGCGTTTGCAGCAGGAGCAGCTTCAGCTATCTACGGTTGTCAGCAAACATGATGCACATTTGGAGAAGGATCGACAGCAGCTGCGGGAGCTTGAGCTGGAGCTAGATCAGCTTCATGAAGCGATGCTGCAAATTAGTGAGGATTTCGAGAAATGTGAAGGATACGGCGAGGTTCTAAAGGAACGCAAGCGCAACTTGGAGCAAAATAAACGTCAGCTTGAAGAATCAATCGCTGCACAGGACGCTCGCATTGTCACCATGACGCAGGAAGAAGCGGAATTTCGCAGCCGTGCAGCTGCGTTGCAGCTGCAGCTAGCAGATCTGCGCTCGAAAATAGCCGATGAAGAAGCGCGTCTCGTAGGCGTTGCAGGCGGAGCAGTCGTTGATGCGGAAGAAACACTCAAAAGCGAGCTATTGGAAGTGCTAAGCTCGATGGCGCAGCACCGCAACGAAATTCGTTATGCTTCGCAGCAGCAAGAAGCATTGCAGCGGCGGATGGAGCGAATTAGCGAGGATGAGACCAAATGGCTGGAGCAGCAGGAAAAATTGGACGAGAGACGCTCTGCACTTGCGGCTTCGCTTGAATCTACGCTGGCGCGACTAGAGCAGGCAAGAAACAAAACACTTTCGGAATCTGAACAAACGAGAAAGATTTCTCAAAGTTTGGAAGAGGTCACTTTAGCCATGCGAAAGTGGGAGCAGAAACTCGACAGTCATGTTTCTAGGCGCGATACCATGAAAGAAATGCAGGATGCGCTAGATGGCTTTATGCAGGGCGTAAAGGAAGTTCTCAAAGCTTCCAGACGCGGCAATAGCGGAATCAGCGGTGTTCATGGCGCGGTTGCGGAGCTTGTTCGTGTTCCTGAACGCATTGAGACTGCCGTTGAGACTGCACTGGGCGGGGCCTTGCAGCATGTGGTCATGGAGGATGAGAAAACGGCTCGCGCAGCTATCGCATTCTTGAAGCAGCGTCAGCTAGGACGAGCTACCTTTCTGCCGCTCGATGTCATTCGTGGCAGACAAGTTCCTGAGCATGACAAGCGTATAGCCGAATCCATTGAGGGCTTCGTAGGCGTTGCTGCTGATTTGGTAAGCTCGGATGACCGCTATTCAGCGATTGTGAACAGTTTGCTTGGCAATGTATTGCTAGCCGAAACACTGGAGCAAGCCAACCGGATTGCATCGAAATGTCAATATCGATACCGCGTCGTCACGCTTGAAGGTGATATTGTCAATGCTGGCGGTTCAATGACGGGGGGCAGCTTGCAGAAGAAAGGCGCCAGCCTGCTTGGTCGTCAACGTCAAATCGACGCGCTTGATCAAGAGATTGCAGATGCTCGCAAGATGGTAGAGCAGCTTCGTAATAAGCTAAGCGATTTGCGCAAAGAACATTCTATTCGCACGCATAATATTGAGGAGCTGCGTGCAGAAGGCGAGAAAAGCCGTATTGAAGAGCAGCAAATTAGAGCTGAGCTTCAGCAGCTTCACAATGAGGCGAAGCATCTCGACGAGCAGCGTCAGCTGTATTCAGCAGATCGTAACACTCATTTGTCCGAGCAGAAAGATGTTCAGGCAGCAGCCAAAGCTGCAGAGCTCCGTTTAGAACAGCTGGTTGTAGATGAAGCGAGGCTGCAGGAAGCGATTCGTATGGCAGAAGAGCGGCGTAAAGCTAGCGAATTTGCGAAGGAAGAGCTGCAAGGCCAGCTTACCGATATTAAGATCGCTGCAGCGAAGACTGATCAAGAGAAATTATCGTTCGAAGATCAATCAGCGAGAGTACGAGCGGAAATCGGTCGAGCGAAGCAAGAGCTTGGAAGCTTGCGTTCCTTGTCCGTTCAGCAAGAGGAAGAAATCGCAAGGCATGCCGATGAAACGGTACAGCAGATTGAACAGCTCAATCACCTGCGTTTGAAGAAACAGGAATGTGCAGAGCAAACGGATTTCAAACGATCAGCACGCGCTAAGCGTATTGCCGAGCTCGATTTGGGCGAAAGTGAAACGAAGGAGCAGCGCGGACAACTTCGGACGGTTGAAGAGCAGATGAGACAGACCGAAATTGCGGCTAACCGTCTAGACGTGGAGCTTGATAATCTGCTTCGGAAGCTCAGTGAGGAATATGAGCTTAGCTATGAACTCGCTAAGGAGCAGTACCCTGTACCTGAGGATGTTCTCGGTACACAAAATGAGGTTAGAGACGTTAAACGTCAAATAACCGCTCTTGGCGAAGTGAACTTAGGTGCAATCGAGGAGTATGAGCGAGTCAGCGAACGTTTTGAGTTTTTGTCAGAGCAGAAGGATGATTTGATCGACGCAAAAACGACGTTGTACCAGGTCATTCGTGAGATGGACGATGAGATGTCCAAACGGTTCAAAGCGACGTTTGAAGCGATTCGCAGTCATTTTGTTATCGTATTCGCGAAGCTGTTCGGTGGTGGCCGGGCTGATCTTGTGCTCGTTGAGCCAGATCGTGTTCTTGATACAGGAATCGACATTGTCGCTCAGCCGCCAGGCAAAAAACTTCAAAATCTACAGCTGCTCTCTGGTGGAGAAAGAGCTTTGACCGCAATCGCTTTGCTATTTGCGATTTTACAGGTGAAACCCGTTCCGTTCTGCGTGCTTGATGAGGTTGAAGCTGCGCTTGATGAGGCAAACGTATCACGCTTTGCTCAATATTTGCGTGAGTTTTCAGAGCTTACGCAGTTTATCGTCGTTACTCATCGTAAAGGCACGATGGAGGAAGCGGATGTGCTATATGGTGTTACGATGGAGGAAGGCGGCGTATCGAAGCTCGTTTCTGTGCGCTTAGAGGATGAAGAGCCGGTATCCGCATAA
- the ftsY gene encoding signal recognition particle-docking protein FtsY: MSFFKKLKESIATKTEAVTNIFKEGLSKTRTAFVEKVEELITRRKKIDEQFYEELEEILIGADVGVNTVMQLIDDLRVEVKKRKIEDASDLQPILSEKLIQLMKGDDHSGLRMAPSGITVILFVGVNGVGKTTTIGKLAHKFKSEGKSVLMAAGDTFRAGAIEQLEVWGQRVGVDVIKQQSGADPAAVMFDAVQAAKQRGVDVLLCDTAGRLQNKTNLMEELNKIFRVIQRELPDAPHEVLLVLDATTGQNALSQAKLFGEKSGVTGLVLTKLDGTAKGGIVIAIRNELSLPVKLVGLGEKMGDLQQFDSEQFIHALFAGLIQREDDSEAEKTSE; this comes from the coding sequence ATGAGTTTTTTTAAGAAGCTGAAGGAAAGCATCGCTACAAAGACAGAAGCGGTGACAAATATTTTCAAAGAAGGCTTATCGAAGACGCGTACGGCTTTTGTTGAGAAGGTAGAAGAGCTAATCACACGCCGCAAAAAAATCGATGAGCAGTTTTATGAAGAACTAGAGGAAATATTAATTGGTGCCGACGTTGGTGTGAATACCGTTATGCAGCTTATTGACGATCTGCGGGTCGAAGTGAAAAAACGGAAGATCGAGGATGCTTCAGATTTGCAGCCGATCCTCTCTGAGAAGCTGATTCAGCTGATGAAGGGTGATGATCATTCCGGCTTGCGGATGGCACCGAGTGGCATCACTGTTATTTTGTTCGTTGGCGTAAATGGCGTTGGCAAGACAACGACCATTGGCAAGCTTGCTCATAAATTTAAGAGCGAAGGTAAGAGTGTACTTATGGCAGCCGGCGACACGTTCCGCGCAGGAGCTATTGAGCAGCTGGAGGTATGGGGACAGCGTGTTGGTGTCGATGTCATTAAGCAGCAATCAGGAGCTGACCCTGCAGCAGTGATGTTCGATGCAGTGCAAGCTGCAAAGCAGCGCGGCGTAGACGTTCTGTTATGCGATACGGCTGGCAGGCTGCAAAACAAAACCAATTTGATGGAAGAGCTGAACAAGATTTTCCGCGTGATTCAGCGCGAGCTTCCTGACGCTCCTCATGAGGTTCTTCTTGTGCTTGATGCAACGACTGGCCAAAACGCACTTAGCCAAGCAAAATTGTTTGGCGAGAAAAGCGGCGTAACCGGTCTGGTGCTGACAAAGCTTGATGGCACAGCAAAAGGCGGAATCGTAATTGCTATTCGTAATGAGCTAAGCCTCCCGGTTAAGCTTGTAGGTCTTGGCGAAAAAATGGGCGATTTGCAGCAATTCGATTCAGAGCAATTTATTCATGCTTTGTTTGCTGGGTTAATCCAGCGTGAAGATGATTCTGAAGCTGAAAAAACGTCGGAGTAA
- the ylxM gene encoding YlxM family DNA-binding protein gives MKANEPDALSKTTRINLLFDFYEPLLTEKQRTFLKYYFHDDFTLGEIAGEFGISRQAVYEHIKRAEQVLESYEGKLGLLVRHESFQQLTVQLVNSVNELSIAEQDKQALMSVIAQFKLAE, from the coding sequence ATGAAAGCAAATGAACCAGATGCCTTGTCCAAGACAACCCGAATAAACTTGTTGTTCGACTTTTACGAGCCGCTCTTGACAGAGAAGCAGCGGACGTTTCTCAAATATTATTTTCACGACGACTTCACACTTGGGGAAATTGCTGGCGAGTTTGGAATTAGCAGACAAGCGGTTTATGAGCACATCAAGCGTGCAGAACAAGTGCTAGAAAGTTATGAAGGCAAGCTCGGCTTGCTTGTAAGACATGAATCCTTTCAACAATTAACTGTGCAGCTTGTAAACAGCGTTAACGAGCTTTCCATTGCAGAGCAGGACAAGCAGGCGCTTATGAGTGTCATTGCACAATTTAAATTAGCCGAATAA
- the ffh gene encoding signal recognition particle protein: MAAFESLSSRLQNVFSKLRGKGKVSEDDVSEAMREVRLALLEADVNFKVVKDFIAKVKERAIGLDVSKSFTPGMVVIDIVNKELTELMGGTQSKLVKANKPPTVIMMAGLQGAGKTTTSGKLAKLLQKSNNKPLLIACDIYRPAAIKQLQVLGEQINAPVFSLGDQTSPVEIARAGLQHAKENGNDYVIIDTAGRLHIDEELMEELKQIHQVTKPDEVLLVVDAMTGQDAVNVAQSFHEQLALTGVVLTKLDGDTRGGAALSVKAVTGCPIKFAAMGEKIDSLEPFHPERMASRILGMGDMLSLIEKAQSNIDADKAKEMERKMRTAEFTFDDFLEQMEQVRNLGPLDQIMDMLPGMNKMKGMKDMKVDEKQIGRVEAIVRSMTKEEKQKPELLNHSRRKRVAAGSGTTIVEVNRLIKQFDDMKKMMKQFSSMMGPKGPKGGKKGLKGMLGKNMKFPF, encoded by the coding sequence ATGGCAGCATTTGAGAGCTTATCGAGTCGGCTTCAAAATGTGTTCAGCAAGCTGAGGGGCAAAGGCAAGGTTTCCGAGGATGATGTTAGCGAAGCAATGCGTGAAGTGCGTTTGGCGCTTCTAGAGGCAGACGTTAACTTTAAAGTCGTAAAGGACTTTATTGCGAAGGTGAAGGAACGGGCTATTGGCCTCGATGTATCCAAGAGCTTCACGCCCGGCATGGTCGTCATCGATATCGTAAATAAAGAGCTGACCGAGCTGATGGGCGGCACGCAGAGCAAGCTGGTTAAGGCTAATAAGCCTCCGACAGTCATTATGATGGCGGGTTTGCAAGGTGCGGGTAAGACAACAACTTCAGGCAAGCTGGCAAAATTGCTTCAGAAGAGCAACAATAAGCCGCTTCTTATCGCTTGTGATATTTATCGTCCTGCTGCCATTAAGCAGCTTCAAGTGCTTGGTGAACAAATCAATGCGCCGGTCTTCTCCTTGGGTGATCAGACATCACCTGTAGAGATTGCGCGTGCTGGACTACAGCATGCCAAAGAGAACGGCAATGACTATGTCATCATTGATACCGCCGGTCGTTTACATATCGACGAAGAGCTGATGGAAGAGCTTAAGCAAATTCATCAAGTTACAAAGCCGGATGAGGTTCTCCTCGTTGTTGATGCAATGACAGGACAAGATGCTGTAAACGTTGCACAGAGCTTTCATGAACAGCTCGCTTTAACAGGCGTTGTACTAACGAAGCTCGATGGCGATACTCGCGGTGGCGCGGCGCTGTCGGTAAAAGCAGTTACAGGCTGTCCGATTAAATTCGCAGCAATGGGTGAGAAGATCGACTCCTTGGAGCCGTTCCATCCAGAGCGTATGGCTTCTCGTATTCTCGGCATGGGCGATATGCTATCGCTTATCGAGAAGGCGCAGTCGAATATTGATGCAGATAAAGCGAAGGAAATGGAACGTAAAATGCGTACAGCAGAGTTTACGTTCGACGATTTCCTTGAGCAGATGGAGCAGGTTCGCAATTTGGGGCCGCTTGATCAAATTATGGATATGCTGCCCGGCATGAACAAGATGAAGGGCATGAAGGATATGAAGGTCGATGAGAAACAAATCGGCCGCGTCGAGGCTATTGTCCGCTCCATGACGAAAGAGGAGAAGCAAAAGCCAGAGCTGCTTAATCACAGTCGCCGCAAGCGTGTTGCTGCAGGCAGTGGAACAACGATCGTTGAGGTAAACCGCCTCATTAAGCAGTTTGACGATATGAAAAAAATGATGAAGCAATTCTCATCGATGATGGGACCGAAAGGGCCTAAGGGCGGCAAGAAGGGCCTAAAAGGTATGCTCGGCAAAAATATGAAGTTCCCGTTTTAA
- the rpsP gene encoding 30S ribosomal protein S16: MAVRIRLKRIGAHKAPFYRVVVSDSRSPRDGRFIEEIGTYNPVAQPAQVKIDEEKALKWLQTGAQASDTVRDLLSKAGVLKKFHELKQQK; this comes from the coding sequence ATGGCAGTACGTATTCGTTTGAAAAGAATTGGTGCTCACAAAGCTCCTTTCTACCGCGTAGTAGTTTCGGATTCCCGTTCGCCGCGTGATGGTCGTTTTATCGAAGAAATCGGTACTTATAACCCGGTTGCACAACCGGCTCAAGTTAAGATTGATGAAGAGAAAGCGCTAAAATGGTTGCAAACTGGAGCGCAAGCTTCTGATACCGTTCGTGACTTGCTTTCCAAAGCTGGTGTTCTTAAAAAGTTCCATGAGCTTAAGCAACAGAAATAA
- a CDS encoding KH domain-containing protein gives MKELILVIAKALVDHPEQVQINVKDDDRGTIYELSVHPEDIGKIIGKQGRIAKAIRTVVTSASVKSQKRVIVDIMS, from the coding sequence ATGAAAGAATTGATTCTTGTCATAGCGAAGGCATTGGTTGATCATCCTGAACAGGTGCAAATCAATGTGAAGGATGATGACCGTGGCACGATATACGAGCTTTCGGTTCACCCCGAGGATATCGGTAAAATCATCGGTAAACAGGGACGCATAGCGAAAGCGATTCGCACGGTAGTGACTTCTGCTTCCGTGAAATCGCAAAAGCGTGTCATCGTCGACATTATGTCATGA
- the rimM gene encoding ribosome maturation factor RimM (Essential for efficient processing of 16S rRNA) — MNEKWFTVGKVVNTHGIRGELKILSQTDFADVRFASGNKLLMVNEESGASLEVKVISSRANKNVYILKLEGFTDINAVEKYKGWVLKISADQQLELEEGEYYYHEIIGCRVVTEEGEELGTISEILSPGANDVWVVDRPKGSGKQLLLPVIDDVLVNVDTKEKIVTVHLMEGLI, encoded by the coding sequence ATGAACGAAAAATGGTTTACAGTCGGGAAAGTCGTTAATACGCACGGTATCCGCGGAGAGCTGAAAATTCTTTCGCAAACGGATTTTGCAGATGTTAGATTTGCTTCTGGAAACAAGCTGCTTATGGTAAATGAGGAAAGCGGAGCTTCACTGGAAGTAAAAGTAATCAGCTCACGCGCAAACAAAAACGTATACATATTGAAGCTGGAAGGCTTCACTGATATTAATGCGGTTGAGAAATATAAAGGCTGGGTACTGAAAATTTCAGCCGATCAGCAGCTTGAGCTTGAAGAAGGCGAATATTATTATCACGAAATTATAGGCTGCCGCGTCGTTACCGAGGAAGGCGAGGAGCTGGGCACGATTTCGGAAATTTTAAGCCCAGGCGCAAATGACGTGTGGGTAGTGGATCGTCCGAAGGGCTCGGGGAAGCAGCTGCTTTTGCCTGTTATCGATGATGTCTTAGTCAATGTCGACACAAAAGAGAAAATCGTGACGGTCCATTTGATGGAAGGATTGATTTAA
- the trmD gene encoding tRNA (guanosine(37)-N1)-methyltransferase TrmD, whose product MKIDVLTLFPEMFDGVFNSSILGKAKEKGIVSPQAINFRAYSGNKHNTVDDYPYGGGGGMVLKPDPVFAAVEDLKLDDNIKPRVILLCPQGAQFTQKKAEELAKEQHLVLICGHYEGYDERIREHLVTDELSIGDYVLTGGEIPAMVLIDSVVRLLPGVLGNETSAVTDSYSTGLLEHPHYTRPASFRGWDVPDVLISGHHANIEVWRREQSLLRTLQRRPDLLKSAPLTDKERKWVASQLKQEPNKTGK is encoded by the coding sequence ATGAAAATAGATGTGCTGACGCTGTTTCCCGAAATGTTCGACGGTGTGTTCAATTCGAGCATTTTAGGAAAAGCGAAAGAGAAGGGGATCGTATCCCCTCAAGCAATCAACTTCCGTGCTTATTCAGGCAATAAGCATAACACGGTTGATGATTATCCATACGGCGGCGGTGGCGGCATGGTCTTGAAGCCAGATCCGGTCTTTGCTGCGGTAGAGGATTTAAAGCTGGATGACAATATAAAGCCGCGTGTTATTCTTCTATGCCCGCAAGGAGCACAGTTTACGCAGAAGAAGGCTGAAGAGCTTGCAAAGGAACAGCACTTGGTTCTTATTTGCGGTCACTATGAAGGTTATGATGAGCGTATACGCGAGCATCTTGTAACAGACGAGCTGTCGATTGGTGATTACGTGCTTACGGGTGGTGAAATACCTGCGATGGTGCTCATCGATAGCGTTGTTAGATTACTGCCAGGAGTTCTTGGCAATGAAACTTCTGCGGTTACAGATTCATATAGCACAGGTTTGCTTGAGCATCCCCATTACACTCGGCCTGCGTCGTTCCGCGGCTGGGATGTCCCGGATGTGCTTATATCTGGTCATCATGCGAATATTGAGGTGTGGCGTCGTGAGCAGTCGCTGCTGCGGACGCTGCAGCGCCGTCCTGACCTTCTGAAGAGCGCCCCGCTTACGGACAAGGAACGCAAATGGGTGGCTTCTCAGTTAAAGCAGGAGCCTAATAAGACAGGCAAATAG
- a CDS encoding CAP-associated domain-containing protein, giving the protein MHHNKQSFCNKTKGGIASVLLILTISAPLQTSAESLVFKDTNGHWAGSYISWAVDQKLAQGYGDNSFKPNKVVNEAEFLAMLLRAYGLVTTSSSSASNWTKPYYDYANNLGWPINNASQNVEFRRGQAALLLASAANGKEFTEQSAIQWLLDEKISNGRTSATVSGFIPDGKLTRAEALTFFYNLKLHSKALSDAKIINTGDRLYEITINDSLQKLQQTLGKPSRIDLSEYGFSWYVYNSSYTNYMMFGIQNDRVIALFSNGKDSWAMKSGIQIGQTIGNAKKLVGEATNVETNNDYYAYTTKKVHTVLFIDRRDGNKIAGVMQMDQAVSKSTALKSANTSKLADAYEQQLFDLTNAERAVRKIPLLQWDKLAAASAHGHSNDMSARKFFDHTNPDGSSPFDRMKAKGVKYHSAAENIAAGYKNSIFAHYGWVNSTEGHREALLNSKLERLGTGVALGGTYNVYYTQNFYTP; this is encoded by the coding sequence TTGCACCATAATAAACAATCTTTTTGTAACAAAACAAAAGGGGGAATCGCATCTGTACTTTTAATATTAACCATTTCTGCACCATTGCAAACCTCTGCTGAATCCTTGGTTTTTAAAGATACGAATGGACACTGGGCTGGCTCCTATATCTCTTGGGCTGTTGATCAGAAATTAGCTCAGGGATATGGGGATAATTCCTTCAAACCAAACAAGGTTGTTAATGAAGCTGAGTTTCTTGCTATGTTATTGAGAGCCTATGGATTGGTCACTACATCATCTTCCAGCGCCAGCAATTGGACCAAGCCTTATTACGATTATGCGAATAATTTGGGCTGGCCTATCAATAACGCTTCACAAAATGTCGAATTCCGACGTGGACAAGCTGCGTTACTACTGGCTTCCGCGGCAAATGGAAAAGAATTTACAGAGCAAAGCGCAATTCAATGGCTGCTTGATGAGAAAATATCGAACGGACGCACTTCTGCCACCGTTAGCGGCTTCATACCAGATGGAAAACTTACACGCGCTGAGGCGCTTACCTTCTTCTATAACCTCAAACTTCACTCAAAAGCGTTGTCCGATGCTAAAATTATTAACACAGGTGATCGCCTTTATGAGATAACGATAAACGATTCACTGCAAAAGCTTCAACAAACGCTCGGAAAACCGTCTAGGATTGATCTAAGCGAATATGGTTTCTCCTGGTACGTTTATAATAGCAGTTATACCAACTACATGATGTTCGGCATCCAAAATGACCGGGTAATCGCACTTTTCTCCAATGGCAAAGATAGCTGGGCGATGAAGTCGGGCATCCAGATCGGACAAACGATTGGTAATGCCAAAAAGCTGGTTGGCGAAGCAACCAATGTCGAGACAAATAACGATTATTATGCTTACACTACAAAAAAAGTACATACCGTTCTCTTCATTGACCGACGTGATGGAAACAAAATAGCTGGTGTCATGCAAATGGATCAAGCCGTTTCCAAATCCACAGCGTTAAAATCAGCAAATACATCCAAGCTGGCAGACGCCTATGAACAACAACTCTTTGATCTTACTAACGCTGAGCGCGCTGTTCGCAAAATACCTCTGCTGCAATGGGACAAGCTCGCTGCTGCCTCAGCGCATGGTCACAGCAACGATATGAGTGCACGTAAATTTTTTGACCATACGAATCCAGACGGCTCGTCTCCCTTTGACCGAATGAAAGCAAAAGGCGTTAAGTATCACTCAGCTGCCGAAAACATAGCTGCCGGATACAAAAATAGCATATTTGCTCACTATGGCTGGGTCAATTCTACAGAAGGCCATCGTGAAGCACTATTAAACAGCAAGCTTGAGCGACTAGGTACAGGTGTTGCATTAGGCGGAACCTATAACGTCTACTATACCCAAAATTTTTACACGCCATAA
- the rplS gene encoding 50S ribosomal protein L19, with protein sequence MNLLQTIAQENLRQGLPNFRPGDTLKVHVKVIEGTRERIQLFEGVVIKRRGGGISETFTVRKISYGVGVERTFPLNSPKIEKIEVARRGKVRRAKLYYLRSLRGKAARIKEIR encoded by the coding sequence ATGAATCTTTTGCAAACAATCGCGCAAGAAAATCTGCGCCAAGGTCTACCGAACTTTCGTCCAGGTGACACGCTAAAAGTTCATGTAAAAGTTATCGAGGGAACTCGTGAGCGTATCCAATTGTTCGAAGGCGTTGTAATCAAACGTCGCGGCGGTGGAATCAGCGAAACTTTTACAGTGCGTAAAATTTCCTACGGTGTTGGTGTGGAAAGAACTTTCCCGCTTAACTCGCCTAAAATCGAAAAAATCGAAGTGGCTCGCCGTGGTAAAGTACGTCGCGCGAAATTGTACTACCTACGTAGTCTTCGCGGAAAAGCTGCTCGTATTAAAGAAATTCGTTAA
- the lepB gene encoding signal peptidase I: MDSQQRNDGLDNGNDHEMKNTQEHADIEQNLPNRAAAHASGSGKQGGAYKEVVEWIKALVIAVVLVFLIRQFLFSPFIVDGPSMKPNFETGERLIVNKILYTIREPKFGEVVVFDVPEQGRKFIKRVIGVPGDKIRLEGDDLYINDKKIDEPYLKEAIAAAHAEGKLYNEKGINSDVSEITVPEDTIFALGDNRSDSTDSRVIGFVSDKEVVGRADIIFWPLNKLEFIKHWTK; the protein is encoded by the coding sequence ATGGACTCACAGCAGCGAAATGACGGGCTGGACAATGGCAATGATCATGAAATGAAAAATACGCAGGAACATGCGGACATTGAGCAGAATTTACCAAACCGTGCAGCAGCCCATGCATCCGGCTCAGGAAAACAGGGCGGAGCTTATAAAGAAGTCGTAGAATGGATCAAGGCTTTAGTCATTGCGGTCGTTCTCGTATTTCTCATTCGTCAATTTTTGTTTTCACCATTCATCGTCGACGGACCTTCCATGAAGCCTAATTTCGAGACCGGCGAACGGTTAATAGTAAATAAAATTTTGTATACGATACGCGAGCCGAAATTTGGTGAGGTCGTAGTGTTTGATGTTCCAGAGCAAGGCCGAAAATTTATAAAACGAGTGATTGGCGTACCGGGTGATAAAATTCGACTCGAAGGCGATGACCTTTATATTAATGATAAAAAAATAGACGAGCCTTATTTAAAAGAAGCTATTGCGGCAGCACATGCCGAAGGCAAGCTATACAACGAAAAAGGAATAAATTCCGATGTATCTGAAATCACTGTTCCTGAGGACACGATTTTTGCACTTGGCGACAATCGCAGCGATAGTACAGATAGCAGGGTTATCGGATTTGTATCGGATAAAGAGGTTGTTGGACGTGCCGATATTATTTTTTGGCCGCTGAACAAACTAGAGTTTATAAAGCACTGGACTAAATGA